In one Coccinella septempunctata chromosome 6, icCocSept1.1, whole genome shotgun sequence genomic region, the following are encoded:
- the LOC123315962 gene encoding uncharacterized protein LOC123315962, with protein sequence MPRLTELPHGISERLMTLKYQLQDKSFLHVISAYAPTLSAEQQTKEAFYEQLENLLTHIPKSHRVILLGDFNARVGRNAEIWPGVIGPHGIGNINSNGELLMTKCIEHNLTITNTQFRQRNKYKGTWQHRRTGHWLMIDHDHIIVKKKHLKEVKITKAITNIECSTDHRIVISKMTASSKPSYRKKKLNKTRTRINTERLQSQAIVDQLRQDVDSRLTDLTTNDRDDVETLWAKIRDSLYVASISVVGVTENKKQEDWFTENLHQIQPILDEKHNAFQSIQNNPNNENLKKFDDRKVWPLKDENGNLIKDKNLLKERWRDQYSTILNQHSATDDRAISLLPQYDLAMPLDNEITLEKIKEAISYLKNNKESSADQIPAEVYKALVNQGSHRRT encoded by the exons ATGCCTCGACTGACAGAATTACCTCATGGTATATCTGAACGATTAATGACGCTAAAATATCAGTTGCAGGATAAAAGCTTTCTGCACGTCATTAGTGCTTACGCACCAACCTTGAGTGCCGAGCAGCAGACCAAAGAAGCATTTTATGAGCAACTCGAAAATCTACTCACACACATTCCAAAAAGTCACCGGGTGATTTTGTTGGGCGACTTCAATGCGAGAGTAGGCAGAAACGCTGAAATCTGGCCGGGTGTAATTGGCCCTCATGGAATAGGAAATATCAACAGTAACGGAGAGCTTCTGATGACAAAATGCATCGAGCATAATCTAACCATAACCAACACGCAGTTCAGACAGAGAAATAAATACAAGGGCACATGGCAACATCGGAGAACTGGACACTGGCTTATGATTGATCATGATCACATTATAGTCAAGAAAAAACACTTAAAAGAGGTGAAAATTACCAAAGCCATTACCAACATCGAATGCTCGACTGATCACCGCATCGTAATCTCTAAAATGACAGCATCCTCAAAACCTTCTTATCGAAagaaaaaactaaataaaaCCAGAACGAGGATCAATACTGAACGGCTGCAATCCCAAGCTATTGTTGACCAGCTACGCCAAGATGTGGACTCAAGATTGACCGATCTAACGACCAACGACCGCGATGATGTTGAAACACTTTGGGCAAAAATAAGAGACTCCCTCTACGTGGCCAGTATATCAGTTGTCGGCGTCACAGAGAACAAGAAGCAAGAGGACTGGTTTACGGAAAATTTACATCAAATACAACCCATCCTGGATGAAAAACATAATGCTTTTCAGTCAATACAGAACAACCCGAataatgaaaatctaaaaaaatttgaTGAT AGAAAAGTCTGGCCACTCAAAGacgaaaatggaaatttaataAAAGATAAGAACCTACTAAAGGAAAGGTGGAGAGATCAATATTCAACAATTCTGAATCAACATTCTGCTACCGACGACAGAGCCATAAGCCTGTTACCTCAGTACGACCTCGCAATGCCCTTGGACAACGAGATTACCCTGGAGAAAATTAAAGAGGCCATAAGTTACctgaaaaacaataaagaaTCGAGCGCGGACCAAATACCAGCCGAAGTTTACAAAGCATTGGTAAATCAAGGCAGTCATAGAAGAACTTAG
- the LOC123315963 gene encoding uncharacterized protein LOC123315963, protein MGNPAGPSLANLVMTEIIFECLKNMKFVVTILKLYVDDTFLIIPSDSVDHLLETFNAYHPRIQFTVERVKDNDLSFLDVRVRRRADGTLSTRWCMKPTSSGRLLNYGSDTCRKYKISVIKNLLHRGINLSSSEFHHENLKEIKQILEVNAYPSLLVNRIINEYKPPPSRHQLGGTQEIRSHFRFPFVPKLSSKIYNSIRSVSTNSSLAFYNLKSVRSLFSKLKDRAGTLDRSNVVYKIPCAGCNRCYIGQTKQLLTSRVRQHKNDCHKKFRDKEGKTALALHSISTGHQFDFQQISVLDGEKNWMQRNFSEMIHINLHDTVNHKSDTQGLHQSYNNLISLFRQFKCR, encoded by the coding sequence ATGGGTAATCCGGCGGGTCCGTCTTTAGCGAATCTAGTGATGACCGAGATCATCTTTGAATGTTTGAAAAACATGAAATTTGTCGTAACCATCCTTAAACTTTACGTGGATGATACTTTTTTGATTATTCCATCTGACAGCGTAGATCACCTATTGGAAACTTTCAATGCATACCATCCTCGCATACAGTTCACTGTAGAACGTGTAAAAGACAATGATTTATCGTTCTTGGATGTCAGGGTAAGAAGGAGAGCAGACGGAACGTTGAGTACACGGTGGTGCATGAAACCTACCAGCTCGGGAAGACTGTTGAATTATGGATCAGACACATgcagaaaatataaaatttccgtCATAAAAAATTTGTTACACAGGGGTATCAATCTGAGCAGCAGTGAATTTcaccatgaaaatttgaaagaaataaaacaaatattgGAAGTGAATGCTTATCCCTCTCTTCTGGTTAATAGAATTATCAACGAGTACAAGCCCCCACCGAGTAGACACCAATTGGGCGGAACACAGGAGATACGTAGTCATTTTAGGTTTCCTTTCGTGCCAAAATTGTCTTCCAAGATATATAACTCGATCCGTAGTGTGTCCACAAATTCCAGTCTGGCATTTTACAATCTAAAGAGTGTCAGATCTCTCTTTTCCAAGTTGAAAGACAGAGCTGGGACTCTTGATCGTTCTAATGTGGTGTACAAGATTCCCTGCGCAGGTTGTAATAGATGCTATATAGGACAGACGAAACAATTGCTCACAAGTAGGGTCagacaacataaaaatgattgcCATAAGAAGTTCAGAGATAAAGAAGGTAAAACAGCACTGGCTTTGCACTCTATCAGTACAGGACATCAATTCGACTTCCAGCAGATTTCAGTTTTGGATGGGGAGAAAAACTGGATGCAAAGAAATTTCAGCGAGATGATACATATTAATTTGCACGATACCGTCAATCATAAGAGTGATACTCAGGGATTACACCAATCTTATAATAATTTGATTTCCTTGTTCAGACAATTCAAGTGCCGTTAA